In the Stakelama saccharophila genome, GAGCAGTCGCTGGCTTTGTTCAAGCAATATTGGGCGAACCCCGCCTATGGCCTGCCCGACGCGCCGGGGGTGTTCTTCCGCTATTCCTATGGCGGGACGGACTTCTTCTTTCTAGACGACCGCTATTATCGCGATCCAAACGATATGCCGCAAAGCGCCGAGAAAACGCAGATCGGCGCCGCACAACGCGAATGGTTGCAACAGTCGCTGCTGGAAAGCGACGCGCCGTTCAAGCTGGTGATCGCGGGTGGTGGTTGGACGCGCACGCAGCCAGACGAGCAGCCGGTCGGATGGGGCTCGTGGGCGTCGTTCCTGCACGAGCGCAATGCGCTGTTCGACTTCATTCGCGACAACCGGATCGGCGGCGTCGTGCTGTTATCTGGCGACACCCATGCCGGCGAATTGAACGCCGTGCCGTGGTCGGCGCGCGGGGGATATGATTTCTACGATCTGGTCGCATCGCCGCTGGCGCAGGACACGTCGATCAATTGGTTCCGCAGACGCCCCGAACGCCGCATCCGCGGGGCCTATGCCGGCAGCGCCAATTTCGGCGAGTTGGAAATCGATGCCGCCGCGGACCGGCCGAAGCTCACCTACAAGCTGCGTAACATTTATGGAAAGAGCGTGTGGAACGATCTGGTCCTTTACGCCGACGAACTGGTCAACGGCGTGACGAGCTGGCCGGGGAAGATGAGCGGGGACGGACGCGACTGGCATCATATGGTCGGGGATCTCACCGCCAACGATTGGGCGATGATCGATGCCGGGCATGATCGGTAGGACGACAAGGGACGCGAGCAGCATGGACAGGCGACAATTTTCAAGGGGCGCGATCACGGCGCTGGCCTTTGCCGGCCTGGCGCGCGGCGTGTCGGCCTGGGCACGGCAGGACGCCGTCGGCGAGGATGGCAGCCGGCGCTTCGCCTATCGCAATCAGGTGCCGGGCTATGGCCCGCTGAAGCCCGATCCCGTTGGCCTGCTGGACCTGCCCGAAGGCTTTTCCTACCGCATCGTGTCGCAATTGGGCGATCGGATGGATGATGGTTTCCGCGTACCCGACAGCGCGGACGGCATGGGTGCGTTCGACCTGGGCGGCGGCCGCATCGCGTTGGTCCGCAATCATGAACTCGATCCTGACGAGCTGCCAAAGGGACCCGCCGGCACCGAGGCCGGGCGCCTGCACGGCCTGGCCGCGTTCGACCATGACGGCGACGGGCATGCGCTTCCGGGCGGCACGACCACGCTGGTGCTCGATGCCGCGACGTTGACGCCGGTCCGCCAGCATCTCAGTCTTGCCGGCACGGTTCGCAACTGCGCGGGTGGCACGACGCCCTGGGGAAGCTGGTTGAGTTGCGAGGAAACCGTCGACCGTTGCGGGAAGGCACATGGCTGGGTCTTCGAGGTGCCGGCCGCGGCTTCCGGACCGGTCGAGCCCGTGCCGCTGACCGCCATGGGCCGATTCAGGCATGAGGCCGCCGCCGTCGATCCGCGCACCGGCATCGTCTACATGACCGAGGATCGCGACGAGAGTCTGTTCTATCGCTTCCTGCCCGATGTGCACGGCGAACTGGCCCGGGGCGGACGACTGCAGGCGCTGGGACTCGCCGACGCGCCGGAAGGGTTCGACACCCGCAACTGGAACCATGTCGCCTTCCCCTCCGGCACGACCCGCGCCGTGCGCTGGATCGACCTCGACGGGGTGGGCAGCCCCGACGACGATCTGCGGCATCGCGGGCACGAGGCGGGTGCCGCGCTGTTCGCCCGGGGTGAAGGCGTGCATTGGGGCGATGGCGAACTCTATTTCTGCTGCACCTCCGGCGGCGCGGCCGGGCTGGGGCAGGTGATGCGCTATGTCCCCAGCGCGCGGGAAGGGCAGGCGGGCGAACGCGACGCGCCCGGCCGGCTGACCAATTTCGTCGAATCCACCGATCCCCGCCTGTTCAATTTCGGCGACAATCTGACGGTGTCGCCATGGGGGCATCTGATCGTCTGCGAGGATCAGTATACCGACATCACGACCAATCATCTGCGGGGCGTGACGCCGGACGGAAAGCTCTACACGCTGGCGCGCCATGGCGGGCAGGCCGAATTCGCCGGCGCCTGCTTCTCACCGGACGGTCGCACGTTGTTCGTGAACATCTATCATCCGGCAAAGACCCTTGCCATCACTGGGCCTTGGATCTGACCGACCAATCCCTGTCCGACGGGCTTGACTATGTTCGCAAACCCGTCGGTCTGTGTGTTGCCCGATGGCAGGACGGCTGCGGTGGTCGCTTATGGCGGCACGACGATCGACCTGATCGACGTCGCGGCGCGCAAGAAACTCCGCACGCTCGATATCAGCCCCAACCGCCGCCCGCACGGTATCGCGTGGCTCGACAATGACCGCTTGATCGCGACCGCCGAGGATAGCCGCTCGGTCGCCATCGTGTCGCGGAGCGGCAAGGTTCGCTCGATCCCCACCGATCAGGACGGCACGCACATGGTTGTCGTCTCGCCTGATCGCGTCGAGCATCCGGTCGAGGGGATGGCCATCGGCGCGTACGAGACGCTGGGCGTTCGCGCTCGCCGGGAAATTGGCGTCCACTATGGCGATTTCGTCGCCATGGCCCATTGCTCGCAGGATCGCGAGAGATTTTGGCCCGAGCACAGGGTCGATACCCTTCAGCATGGCGCGTCGTCCCGGATAAGTTGCTCATGCTTCAAGTCCTCCCACAACGCGTCTGGCACCCGAGTTCGGTAGCAGTCCAGGTTGCGCCGCACCTGGTCGGCATCGCGCCCGCCCGGGATAACCGAAACCACCGAAGGATGACGCAGCGGGAAGGCGAGCGCGGCGACGGGGAGTGGAACGCCGTGCGCGGCGCAGACCTGGGCGATCCGGGCAGTTCGTGACCGCACTTCCTCGGAGGCTGGTGCATAGTCATACCATGCGCCTTCGACCGGTCCGGTAGCGAGGATGCCGCTATTATACGGCCCGCCGATCACGATGGAGACGCCGCGTGCCGCGCAGCGGGGCAGGAGATCGTCGAGCGATGACTGATCGAGCAGGGTATAGCGTCCGGCGACGAGGAAAAGGTCGGGATCGGCCTCGTCGAGCATGCGCAGGCAAGCGAAGCGATCGTTCACGCCGACGCCGATCGCCTTGAT is a window encoding:
- a CDS encoding alkaline phosphatase D family protein, translated to MPDYPDHDERRALKLRRRTMLAGMGALAAAPLPVRARRSETGNPRLMQGPMVGAVTGSEILIWGRASGPYRVEIEYADNPDFANARRSAPVQAQAERDFTTVSRLTGLESGRRYYYRPLVEGDQPKYRQELSPYSVRTAPAEPAKIRIAFGSCARVQEDPEQPIWGAVLRSEPDLFLWLGDNIYADSRIPGVMAEIYRRQRDVAGAQPVLRQVPQLAIWDDHDFGEGGADRTFATREQSLALFKQYWANPAYGLPDAPGVFFRYSYGGTDFFFLDDRYYRDPNDMPQSAEKTQIGAAQREWLQQSLLESDAPFKLVIAGGGWTRTQPDEQPVGWGSWASFLHERNALFDFIRDNRIGGVVLLSGDTHAGELNAVPWSARGGYDFYDLVASPLAQDTSINWFRRRPERRIRGAYAGSANFGELEIDAAADRPKLTYKLRNIYGKSVWNDLVLYADELVNGVTSWPGKMSGDGRDWHHMVGDLTANDWAMIDAGHDR
- a CDS encoding alkaline phosphatase PhoX is translated as MDRRQFSRGAITALAFAGLARGVSAWARQDAVGEDGSRRFAYRNQVPGYGPLKPDPVGLLDLPEGFSYRIVSQLGDRMDDGFRVPDSADGMGAFDLGGGRIALVRNHELDPDELPKGPAGTEAGRLHGLAAFDHDGDGHALPGGTTTLVLDAATLTPVRQHLSLAGTVRNCAGGTTPWGSWLSCEETVDRCGKAHGWVFEVPAAASGPVEPVPLTAMGRFRHEAAAVDPRTGIVYMTEDRDESLFYRFLPDVHGELARGGRLQALGLADAPEGFDTRNWNHVAFPSGTTRAVRWIDLDGVGSPDDDLRHRGHEAGAALFARGEGVHWGDGELYFCCTSGGAAGLGQVMRYVPSAREGQAGERDAPGRLTNFVESTDPRLFNFGDNLTVSPWGHLIVCEDQYTDITTNHLRGVTPDGKLYTLARHGGQAEFAGACFSPDGRTLFVNIYHPAKTLAITGPWI
- a CDS encoding RbsD/FucU domain-containing protein encodes the protein MLKGIDPVLGPKSLAILRAMGHGDEIAIVDANFPASANAQRLVRADGHPLDRMLDAIRRDDNHVRAVLIGGDRANLAAPRHDGDRAAILGGRDQAVIVEPRDTVRAAVGADIERAEFLARRDVDQVDRRAAISDHRSRPAIGQHTDRRVCEHSQARRTGIGRSDPRPSDGKGLCRMIDVHEQRATVR